The nucleotide window TGAAGAGCCGTTATGGTTTTGATGCGGTGATGCGCTGTGCCGGGGCCACCTTCAAACCCAACAACAAAGACGAAATTTTAAAACGCAAATCCTAATACCATGTACCTCAATTGCCACTCTTTCCATTCCCTACGCTACGGTACTATTCCGCTGACGGACTTGGTTGAACAGGCCGTTGCCTGCAAGGTAAAAGCCATGGCACTCACGGATATCAATACCGTTACCGGCATCTATGATTTTACAAAGGTCTGCAATGAGGTCGGGATAAAACCGCTGGTAGGAATTGAGTTTCGGGCTGACAATGTGCTTCGCTATATTGGATTGGCCAAAAATGCCGTGGGTGTTGCCGAAATGAACCGCTTTCTTACCAGACATAATTTTGAAGAGATTCCACTTCCTTTATCCGCTCCGGATTTTGAAAATGTGATTATTATTTATCCATTAGAAAATGTCCCTGCCTGTTTGAAAGACAATGAATACATCGGGATTCGTCCGGAAGAACTCTCAAAACTGTTCCATCAGCAGTGGAAAATATTGGAACATAAGATGCTAGTATTCCAGCCTGTAACCTTTCGTACCAAAAGAGAATTCAACCTACATAAAATCCTTCGGGCGATTGACACCAATATCATATTGTCCAAATTGACTGAAGATGATTACTGCAGGCAGACTGATTTTATGTTGCCCTTAGAGAAACTATTGGCTAAATATGAACAGCATCCGAACATTCTCGCCAATACCCAAAACATAATCGATCAGTGCCATTTTGAGTTTGATTTTAAAACATCCAAAAACAAAAAGTTTTATACCAATAACCACAAAAGCGACATGGCTTTACTGACCAGCCTGGCTTATCAGGGACTCCATTGGCGCTACGGTTCCAATAACGCACAGGCCAGAGCCCGAGCGGAAAAAGAGCTCAAAGTAATTGATGAACTGGGGTTTGGCGGTTACTTTTTGATCACCTGGGATATCGTTCGTTACAGTAACAGTTGTGGCTTTTTGCATATTGGACGAGGCAGTGGTGCCAACAGTATCATTGCCTACTGTCTGGGCATTACCGATATCTGTCCTATTGAACTGGATTTGTATTTTGAACGCTTTTTAAATGTAAACCGTAAAACCCCCCCGGACTTTGACATTGACTGGTCCTGGAAAGAGCGAGATACGATACTCAAATATATCTTCAATCGTTATGGAGCCGATCATGTGGCTTTCTGCGGAACCAACGTGGAATTCAAATACCGTTCAATATTCCGCGAAGTGGGTAAAGTTTTCGGGCTTCCCAAAGACGAACTGGACGTATTGGCTAAAAATCCGATGGCTACCCATGACACTAACTCTGTTGTCAAACTGGTTCAGGAATATGGCATGCTATTGGAGAAGTATCCCAATCAGCGCAGCATGCATTCCTGCGGCATCTTGATTTCAGAAGAACCGATTACCAATTACTCTGTTTTGGAAATGCCTCCCAAAGGATTTCCTATTGCGCTTTTTGACATGCATATTGCCGAAGACATCGGTTTTGATAAATTTGATATTTTGAGCCAGCGCGGCATTGGTCATATAGACGATAGCGTAAAACTTATCGAGAAAAACCGGGGTATTAAAGTTGATATTCGAAACACTGCCCTATCCAAAGACGAAGCTACGGCCAATATCTTTTTGGCGCGGGGCAAAACCATCGGCTGTTTTTATATCGAAAGTCCGGCCATGCGCGGATTATTGCGACGTCTTAATTGTGACAATTACAAAACGCTTGTTGCAGCTTCCTCTATTATCCGTCCCGGAGTGGCACAATCGGGTATGATGAAAGAATATGTATTTCGTCACAACCATCCTGACCAATTCGAATATTTTCACGAGGTCTTCAAGGAGCAACTCGGGGAAACTTATGGTATTATGGTCTATCAGGAAGACGTTATTAAAATTGCGTTGCATTACGGAGGACTTCCTGCTGCAGATGGTGATATCCTGCGCCGGGCCATGAGCGGAAAAGGACGTTCTAAAGCCGCGTTGCAAAAAGTGAAAGAAGACTTTTTTATTTCCTGTGCCAAAAAAGGGCATCCACAAAAACTCAGTGAAGAAATCTACCGCCAAATCGAATCTTTTGCAGGCTATTCTTTTTGCAAAGCCCATTCGGCTTCCTATGCGGTCGAAAGTTATCAAAGCCTTTACCTCAAAGTACACTACCCTGTTGAGTTCATGGTCGCCGTAATCAATAATCAAGGAGGCTTTTACCGTACCGAAGTATATGTGCATGAGGCAAAAATGTCCGGGGCAAGCATACACACCCCTTGTGTCAATAAGAGCCAATACGAAACGACCCTATATGGAATAGACGTATATTTGGGACTGATGCACCTGGAAAGATTGGAAATCCAAATGGCCCATTTAATAATTAATGAACGGGAAAAAAACGGGGCTTATAAATCGCTTGAAGATTTCATCAACCGTATTCCCATCGGTATTGAAGGAATCCAGATATTGATATTTATAGGGGCTTTTCGTTTCACAGGCAAATCAAAAAATCAATTGCTGGTCATGGCTCGTTTGCTGTTGGTAAACTTCAAACCCGAAAACAGAAACCTGATGCTACTGCAGGAACCGGTCAAGGATTATAAGCTTCCCGAATTGGATCGCTCTGTATTTGAAGATGCTTTCGATGAAATTGAGCTATTGAGTTTTCCGGTTTCTTTCTCTCCCTTCGATTTGCTTCAAACCAAATACAGAGGCACTGTAATGACAAAAGACTTGGCAAGCCATCATAAAAAAACGGTAAAAATGCTCGCTTATCTTATTTCCAGAAAGCATGTACCAACCAACAGGGGGACCATGTATTTTGGAACCTGGATTGATTATGAGGGAGAATATTTCGATACCGCTCATTTCGCTGACAGTCTGGAAAAATATCCTTTTCAGGGAGGTGGTTGCTATTTGTTATTAGGGACTGTTGAAGTAGATTATCATTTTCCAACGGTTACCATTAGTAAAATGGCAAAGATGCCTTTCATTCCCGATCCGAGATATTCTAATGCTACAGACAGGCAGTATAAAGTACATGAACAGATTCGGGAAGACATCAGCATGACGCATCGGGCTCCCTATCCGCAGGAACATGAAATTGGCTTGCCTAGGCATAAAATGGGACAGTAAAGCAAGGTCTTTTACATTGCCCAAACAACAAGAATAAGAAAGGGATTTACGTTATATAATAGATGAAAAAGCAGGAATATGCCATAGTCGATATTGAAACCACAGGCGGTAATGCCAGTGGGAGCCGCATCACGGAAATTGCAATTATTATCCATGATGGTACAAACGTTATTGACCGCTGGGAAACCTTGGTCAATCCGCAAAAGGAGATCCCCCTGCCTATTTTTGCCATGACAGGTATCAGTGATGAAATGGTTCGTGATGCACCCATATTTGATGCCATATCGGAGAAAGTATTAGCGATGCTTACCGACCGCATCTTCGTTGCCCATAATGTCAATTTCGATTATTCATTCGTTCGTCATGAGCTGGAAAAAGCCGGTTTTAAGTGGACTGCCAGAAAGCTCTGCACCGTTCGGGCAGCAAGAAAGATAAAACCAGGACTTGGTTCTTACAGTCTGGGAAGGCTTTGCCGTTCCCTGGACATCCCTTTGGTCAACCAACACCGTGCCGGAGGTGATGCCGATGCCACGACTATTCTTTTTTCCAGACTGCTGCAATGGGACGAAGAAGGTGAAATAGGTAAAATGCTAAAAAAAACCGCGCAAGACCAACGCCTGCCGCCCAATCTCCCTCCTGCAGACTTCGAGCAGTTGCCGGAAAAGCCAGGAGTGTATTATTTCTATAATCAGGCTAAAAAAGTCATCTATGTTGGTAAGGCAGTCAACTTGAAAAAACGTGTAGCATCGCATTTTAGCGGGCACAAAATTACGCCACAAAGACAACATTTTTTAAGGGACATCTACGGTATCTCATTTGAAGTTTGCGCTACCGAGCTAATGGCGCTCCTGCTGGAATGCACCGAGATTCAAAAACTATGGCCAATACACAACAAGGCATTGAAGCGCTTCGAGGCTAAATTCGGTCTTTATGAATATGAAGCACGTAATGGCTACAGGTATCTGGTCATCGGCAAGGTGAACAAGTTTCAACGCTGTATAGAAGTTTTTCATACAATGTATGATGGCGTAAACATGTTGCAGCGGTTGGCAGAAAACTTTGGGATTGACTACCGGTTTTGCAAATACTGTACCCTCACAGAAGAAGCTCCTCAACAATTGGATGTTAGGGACTTGCCTCTCCTTGAAAAGCATAATGAAACTATAGAAAATGCTATCGATTTTGTTTTAGCAAACAGGCCGAATTTCTTTATTACCGACAAAGGGAGAACTCCAGAGGAACGAAGCTGCATATGGGTTGAAAATGGTCATTTTTATGGGATGGGCTACATACCGTCTGATATTGGAATTACCGAACCATCTGAAATTAAAAGTTACACCACACCTTACAAAAGCAATAATTATATCATGCAGTTAATCTATAGTTATGCAGCCAAATATCCGAAAAAGGTTTTTCAAATAGATACATTGCTTTAATAACTTTAATAACACTACCAATGCTTAAAAAAAATTACTCTCACGAATTAACCCGCTTCTTAGAGGCGCAAAATCAGCTGTACTTACAAGCCCTTGCAGAAATCAATAAAGGTCATAAGGAAACTCATTGGATGTGGTTTGTGTTTCCCCAGATCAAAGGTTTGGGCTTTAGCGAAACTTCCCTGTTTTACGCAATTGAGGATTTGGCCGAAGCAGAACAATATCTTTCACATCCCGTTTTAGGCAAGCATTTAATCGAAATTTCGACTGCTTTATTACAATTAAAAGACAAAACAGCCTTACAGATTTTTGGGCATCCGGACTATCTAAAACTCCGTTCGTGCATGACGTTGTTTGCGAACATTCCAAACACCAATCCCATTTTTGAGCAGGTGCTTGAAAAATATTTCGATGGTTCTCAAGATGAATATACCCTTCAATTGTTACTAAAAATTAAATTTTCCAATGACACTATTTGACGATACGGAACTATTTATGTCGGGGACTCGTGGCAGGAAAGATTTTGACCTGCCCGATGCGGATGTATTTCTTATTGACAACTTCTTCAATAAAGAGGAATCTGACTATTATTATCAAGCACTCTTAGCTGATACGCATTGGTATGAGTATGAAATGCCTATGTACGACAAAGTGGTCACGGCTCCAAGGATGGTTTCATGGTTTGAAGACAAAAATAATATCGAAGCTGGTTCCAATACTCAAGAACTTACAAAAGATCTGCGCAATATCCGCCAGAGAGTCGAAGCCGAAATCCATGTAAAATTCAATGCTGTACTACTGAGCTTATATAGAAACGGACAAGACAGCGTAGCCTGGCACAGTGACAAAACGGACAAATCCGGCATCAACCCCATCATCGCTTCAGTAACTTTTGGAGGAATTGTTTATTTTGTTTGACGACCCTTAAGTTCAACACAGAGATTCCCCAGTAATGCCGTTCATTCTTCATCATGGTTTGCTCGTAGTTTTTGCGGGCGCATCAATCAGTTTTTGGCAACATCAGGTGCCTAAAACGGCAAGGGAGGTACTCCCTAGAATTAATTTGACTTTCAGACAGGTAAAATAAAAACTATTAGGTAGCGATCTCATTAAAGTGGCAAATCTTTATTCTTCATTCTTACGCTCAAAGATTCTTTGAATACCTCTTTTTTTTTGTCTCTCCGAATCGATTTTTTTTGTCTGTAACAAAAACAACAGCTTTCTCAAGCATTTAAATCTGAATACTGCTTGCTGCTTTTTCCTTTTTTCTTCGCCTGTTCAATATTATAATAGCCCTGCAATACCATAAAAAAACCTTCTTCTCTCTCCTGTGCCTTTTCTATTTTAAAACCAAAGGAATATTCATTCAGCGCTTACCTTTAGTTATAGCGGTCATCGTTTGCAGAAACTCCCCACTTAAATCACAAACTTTCCTTTGCCTAAATAACGTTTCTGCAGCACATGTTTCTGTACAAATCCCAATGGCTTCTATCATTTAAGACATGATTTTCATTCAAAACGGGTTAAAAGGGCAGCTAAAGTAGTGTCCTCCCTCGCCTGCATGCGCATAATGGCTCCGCTCCCGCTCCACCACCCTTCGGGACTTATAGCACTTCGGCTTCCTATTCGGACACTCTACTTGTGCTTTCTTTTTTCCCGTTTTTCTTTTGAAAAAATTCATTTCGGGGACTGGGAAAAAATCAAAACAACAGTAACCTTTAAAATTGTATGTCATGGAAATTACAGGAAGAATTACAAAAGATGCCACCGTTTGTAAAGTAAACGGAGACCGTGAAGTCGTTAATTTCAGTATAGCAATTAACGACAGATATAAACCCAAAGGGGCATCCGAATTTAAAAAAATAGTAACCTATATCGAATGCTCCTATTGGCTCAGTTCCAAAATAGCGCAGTGGCTCAAGAAAGGGGCACTCGTGGAACTCTTCGGGCGCATTGGGTGCAATGCCTATATCGGAAGTGACACACAGGCGCACGGCAGCCTTACCTTTCACACCAGTCATGTTAAAATCCTCTCATTCCCAAAAGGGGTACAGGACAATACGACGATGGATACCCAGTCCGACAAAGACCCTGATGACCTGCCTTTTTAACAGCCCGCAATAAATTGTATAAGCCTAAAGAAAAGAATTATGAAAGCCTTGACCAAATCAATGTTCAGCGACTATGATGTAAGTCGCACATTCAATGCGATAATCCGCAATAATATGGAATCCTATGACGGAACCAAAAAAGAAAAACTCAAATCCTTTTTACTTGACCTGCAACATAGCGGGTGCATTAGCGGAATGATAGAAGAATTTATTTATCACACCGACTGCAAAGCCTTTTACATCGAACATTTTGAGGATTTGGAAAACATCAAAACCGAACTCGAAGAATCACTCGGGGAACCCATTTCCAACCGCTACAAACTCCCACACTATACCTTTATATGTTGGCTCTGCTTGGAAGAATACTGCTATGACATCTACTGTCGCAATTTTGAATAAGACCTTTTAACATTTTAAATCTTTGAGCAATGGACGCTTCCGAAACTTTTAAAAATATAATCGAGAATTTTCTCAAAGAGAAAGCGGTAAATGATACCGCTTTCTCCCCCGCTTTTGCAAAGCCCTCTAAAAATTTAGAACAGTGCATCAAACACATTATAAGCGAAGTCAAAAAAACAGGGCTAAATGCCTTTGCCGATAACGAAATTTTTGACATAGCTGTCCAATATTATATCGATGATACAATCACCTCACCCGCAGAAATCAAATGCGATATAACCGTAAATAAGCCCCCGCAGACGGATTTATTCTCCACCCCGATCGAAACCGCCCAAAAGGTGGTAGACAAAACTCCCGTGAAAGAAACTCCTAAAACCGTGCAAACCGCCTTAACCCTTTTTGATTTATGATACCTAAAACCACCATCGAGAAAGAAATAACACGGCTCAGCGCTTCACTTGCACCAATCCAGGCGCAAGTGCACACCTGGGCGGAAAAAACGGTTTTCCTGAAATGGGGAGTGCTCTCCCGAGGAAAATTTTATTGCCTGGAATGCAACCACTCTTGGAAACCTGACCATGCAAACGAAGCCTGCGCAAAATTTATAAAATGCAAAGCCTGTGCAGGAAAACTTAAAATGCAGGACTGCAATCGGGTGTATTTCAAGGAAATTGAATATTCCGCCACTTTGGACGTATACGCAGGCTATCAGGTGGTGCGCATCATCTGTTCGCACAAACACATGAAAAAGAACTGCCTGCCCTCATACTTTCACAAAGAAGTGATGCAGCACTGGATAAACGTCCAAGGGGAAGTCCGCAGCATGAGTATCAGTACCAATGTATTTTCCCATACCTATGACCAGTGGCAATACTCCCTCCCCTTTTGGAATTCGCCCAAAAAATTTCCAAAACTCCCCCAAATACCGAATCAATCCCTACAGAGTGTTCCCCAATAAGAAAGTACTGCCTGTGCTGAAAAGAAACGGGTTTAAAACTGGCTTTTACAACATCGCCCCGCAGATACTGTTTGCTTCGCTTTTAAAAGACCCCCACTCCGAAACCATGCTTAAAGCTTCACAAACTTCTCTGCTTTCTTATTACCTGACCTCCCACGCACAGCACATAAACGAAAACTGGCAGGCGGTGAAAACCTGTCTTAAAAACAACTACAAAATTGAAGATTTTAAAACATGGGAAGATTATATTTCCCTGCTTCGTTGGTTTAAAAAAGACCTCAGCTGTTCTGGTTTTGTCTGCCCTGACAATCTCAATGCGGCCCATGATAGGCTGGTTAGTAAAAAAAGGGCGGTTCAGCGCAAAAAATACCTGCTCCAAATCCGCTCTGAAATCCAAAAAGCACAGGTTCTATACGCCCAAGAAAAAGAGCCGTTTTTCGGGCTTCGCTTTTCTCAAGATAACTTGAGCCTGTACATACTGGAAAACGTAAAGGATTTCATGGAGGAAGGGGATTTACTCTCCCACTGCATTTTTACCAATGAATATTACACAAAAACAGATTCGCTCCTATTCTCTGCCCAATTGGACAACCGCCCCATAGAAACCCTTGAACTCTCCCTTTCCAAAATGAAAGTCATCCAGTGCAGGGGCTTTAAAAACAAACCGTCAAAATACCATAAAAGCATCCTGAACCTGATGGAACAAAACCTCTATCAAATCCGCTCCCGCCTCAAACAACAAAATCCCGAAAACCTTTAGCAAAGAGGGGCTTTTTCTCTAGGAAAAGCTCCTTTCGTTTTATACATGGATTCAACTATCTTTTTGCCCCCGAGCAGACACCCTTAGGCTATTAACCTTTTTAGAATTAGTAATTCTTTTGGGAAATTGGCGCCTAATTCCATCACAAAGTTCGGGCATCTTATCGGTTCGCCACAAAAAATTCCCCCATAAATGCAGAACTTAAGTCTGCTTTATTGCGTTGCTTTTTGCACTCGCTCATCAATGCCCTGATTGGGTTCCATAATTAATCTTAAACATCAAAAATCATGGAAACTCAAAATCAAAACTGGCAAAGCGTATCGGAAATTGAACTCATCTACAGAACCAAAATTAAAGCATCTCAAAGACCTCAAATCAAATCCTCCAGAGAAGCTTATAGACTGATACTGTCCACTTGGGATTTCAACAAAATAGAACTACTGGAACAATTTAAAGTAGTATTCCTAAACCAGGCCAACAGAGCTCTCGGAATCATTGAACTTTCCTCAGGAGGAATTAGTAGCACTATAATAGATGTCCGCCTTGTGTTCTCAGCTGTTTGCTTCCGATTGGTATTTGGCAGGCCATCGAAAGTATCGAAAAAAGAATGTGGTACGCTCGTTCCGCTGAATTAATGCAAGATCCTAACATGATTACATTAAAATGGCTACGTACCTTTGGTAATGTTTTATTTGCAATTGGCATCGTTTCATTCGCTTGGTTTGTATTTGATCTAACATTAAAAAACAAAAACAAGTAAAATAGTAAGTAATACAAGAACTTGAATTAGATTGCTTTAAAATTTATCAAATTCATAACCTTAAGTTTATCGGTTCAATTCCTATCAATATAAAAAAGAGGCAGCCTTCGGACAGCCTCTTTTTTATATTCCTTAATCCTCTTAAAGTAATTCATTTTTAAGCAAATTAACTTGAACTTTACAACAAATCAAGATTGAGCTTTTTAACAAACCTATTGGGATAGTAATAGCAGAACTTTGCATCATATAATTTATAAAAATAAAAATTATGAAAAGCATAGATCAAATTTACATCAACGGCGAGTTTGTAACCCCACACGGTACAAAAAAAAAAAAAAAAAAAAAAAAAAAAAAAAAAAAAAAAAAAAAAAAAAAAAAAAAAAAAAAAAAAAAAAAAAAAAAAAAAAAAAAAAAAAAAAAAAAAAAAAAAAAAAAAAAAAAAAAAAAAAAAAAAAAAAAAAAAAAAAAAACCTTCGATTTATTAAGCCCAACGACCAATCAAAAAATAAGTAGCGTACGTTTGGGCGACGAACAAGATACCAAATCGGCTATTGCAGCTGCAAAAGCAGCTTTCAAAACATTTTCAAAAACTACCATAGCAGAACGCATTGTATATTTAGAAAAATTACAGGCAGCCGTAAGCAAACGTGAAAAGGAATTGGCAGCAATAATGATAGAAGAATATGGCGGAACCTACCAATTTACCAAAAGAAGTGCGGAACTAATGTATTTGTCATTTTCAACAATGATAGAAACATTGAAAAATTTCAACTTCGAAAAAAAAGTCGGACATTCAAAAGTGCGTTTGGAGCCGTTGGGAGTTGTAGGTATCATCACTCCTTGGAATTCGAGCAACGGTTTTATTTGTAATAAATTGGCAACAGCTATTGCAGCAGGTTGCACGACAGTAATCAAACCAAGTGAAATGAGTGCACAACAAACCCAACTGATTACAGAGTGTTTTCACGAAGCAGGGTTACCCAAAGGGGTTTTCAATATCATAACTGGTTTGGGAAATATTGTTGGAGCTGAAATTACCCGTAACCCCGACGTTGCAAAAATTTCATTTACGGGTTCAACCGTTACAGGAAAAATCATCGCCAAAGAAGCCGTAGATACCATGAAACGTGTCACTTTAGAATTGGGCGGAAAATCACCAAACATTATTTTAGACGATGCTAATTTCGAGGAAGCCATTCCAAAGGCAGTACTAGGGGCCTATATGAACAGTGGGCAGGCATGTATTGCGGCAACCCGATTGCTTGTACCTGAAGATAAATTAAACGAAGTAAACGCTTTGGCAAAAAAAGCAGCGCAAAATATAATAGTTGGAAATCCTGCCAATGAAGATACAAGTGTCGGTCCTATGGTTAGCCAAAAACAATTTGAGCGCGTACAAAATTATATCAAAATTGGACTTCAAGAAGGTGCTACTTTATTAACTGGAGGTGAAGGAAAACCCCAAAATTTAGAAGCTGGGAACTTTGTAAAAGCAACCATTTTCACCAATGTGCGCAACAATATGCGAATTGCGCAGGAAGAAATTTTTGGTCCTGTTTTATCTATTATCCCATACAAAGATGAAGAAGATGCAATTGCTATTGCCAACGACACCAACTTCGGCTTAGCGGCTTACATAAGCTCGTCCGATAAGAATCGCGCGGAACGAGTGGCAACACAAATCAATGCAGGACGGGTAAGTATCAATGGATTTCCACACGATCCATTGGCACCATTTGGTGGATTCAAACAAAGCGGTATTGGCCGTGAATTTGGAGTGTATGGTTTAGAGGAATATCTAGAACCAAAAACAATTTTGGCATAAATTGGCTTGACAGCACAGGTCTTCATAAAGTTTTCCTTTGTGGAGACCTATGCTTTTAGGCATCTATTATTTTTGTAATTTTACTAACAAGATGGACACTACAGAAAACAATAGACGACCCATAACCTCTTCCTGTCATTTTACAACATTTCGGGAAGGTGAACAATTCGTTTCATATCACACTATAGGAATGATAATCTCGGGCGAAATGGAACTCAATGATGGGGTTAACAAGGTGGTATTAAAAAAAGGAGATTTATATTCGGCACGAAAAAATCGTTTGATAAAATTTATAAAATATCCTACAGAAACAGGAAAATTCAAATCAATTTCCATTGTGTTCGATAATGAAATGTTGCAAAAATTCAGTTCAGAATATAGCTATACAGTAGAAAAAAAAGTAGATGACGCGGCATTTATCAAATTTACCAAAAACGAGCTACTCCATAATTTTATGCAATCTTTATTGCATTATGAAGATTTATTGAATAGAGATACGGCCACCGAGCTATTACTGCTGAAGCAAAAAGAAGCCTTAATGGTATTGCTGAAATACGATGAATCACTAAAAAATGTGTTGTTTAATTTTGCCGAACCACAAAAAATTGATTTAGAAAAATTCATGAACAAAAACTTCCATTTCAATGTTCATTTAAAAAGGTTTGCCTTTCTCACAGGTAGAAGTCTGGCCACTTTTAAAAGAGATTTTAAGAGTATATTCAATACCACTCCCGGTCGTTGGTTGCAACAAAAAAGGTTACAGGAAGCCTATTATCAAATAACAGAAAAAGGTAAGACCGCATCAGAAATCTATCTGAACTTAGGATTTGAAGACTTATCCCATTTTTCGTTTGCTTTTAAAAAATTATATGGTGAAGCTCCCTCAAAAATTAAGCACTCACAAAGTTAGAGCAAACATACCTTTATCATTATAAATTAAATTTATACTAAAACTTTTATTGTGGATTTAGTCACGCTTACTGGGTCCATCTTCTGTTTCC belongs to Flavobacterium aquiphilum and includes:
- a CDS encoding alpha-ketoglutarate-dependent dioxygenase AlkB, which codes for MSGTRGRKDFDLPDADVFLIDNFFNKEESDYYYQALLADTHWYEYEMPMYDKVVTAPRMVSWFEDKNNIEAGSNTQELTKDLRNIRQRVEAEIHVKFNAVLLSLYRNGQDSVAWHSDKTDKSGINPIIASVTFGGIVYFV
- a CDS encoding Cas9 inhibitor AcrIIA9 family protein; this translates as MDASETFKNIIENFLKEKAVNDTAFSPAFAKPSKNLEQCIKHIISEVKKTGLNAFADNEIFDIAVQYYIDDTITSPAEIKCDITVNKPPQTDLFSTPIETAQKVVDKTPVKETPKTVQTALTLFDL
- a CDS encoding JAB domain-containing protein, whose amino-acid sequence is METQNQNWQSVSEIELIYRTKIKASQRPQIKSSREAYRLILSTWDFNKIELLEQFKVVFLNQANRALGIIELSSGGISSTIIDVRLVFSAVCFRLVFGRPSKVSKKECGTLVPLN
- a CDS encoding single-stranded DNA-binding protein codes for the protein MEITGRITKDATVCKVNGDREVVNFSIAINDRYKPKGASEFKKIVTYIECSYWLSSKIAQWLKKGALVELFGRIGCNAYIGSDTQAHGSLTFHTSHVKILSFPKGVQDNTTMDTQSDKDPDDLPF
- a CDS encoding DUF7222 domain-containing protein, whose translation is MKALTKSMFSDYDVSRTFNAIIRNNMESYDGTKKEKLKSFLLDLQHSGCISGMIEEFIYHTDCKAFYIEHFEDLENIKTELEESLGEPISNRYKLPHYTFICWLCLEEYCYDIYCRNFE
- a CDS encoding DUF1810 domain-containing protein codes for the protein MLKKNYSHELTRFLEAQNQLYLQALAEINKGHKETHWMWFVFPQIKGLGFSETSLFYAIEDLAEAEQYLSHPVLGKHLIEISTALLQLKDKTALQIFGHPDYLKLRSCMTLFANIPNTNPIFEQVLEKYFDGSQDEYTLQLLLKIKFSNDTI
- a CDS encoding DNA polymerase III subunit alpha, whose amino-acid sequence is MYLNCHSFHSLRYGTIPLTDLVEQAVACKVKAMALTDINTVTGIYDFTKVCNEVGIKPLVGIEFRADNVLRYIGLAKNAVGVAEMNRFLTRHNFEEIPLPLSAPDFENVIIIYPLENVPACLKDNEYIGIRPEELSKLFHQQWKILEHKMLVFQPVTFRTKREFNLHKILRAIDTNIILSKLTEDDYCRQTDFMLPLEKLLAKYEQHPNILANTQNIIDQCHFEFDFKTSKNKKFYTNNHKSDMALLTSLAYQGLHWRYGSNNAQARARAEKELKVIDELGFGGYFLITWDIVRYSNSCGFLHIGRGSGANSIIAYCLGITDICPIELDLYFERFLNVNRKTPPDFDIDWSWKERDTILKYIFNRYGADHVAFCGTNVEFKYRSIFREVGKVFGLPKDELDVLAKNPMATHDTNSVVKLVQEYGMLLEKYPNQRSMHSCGILISEEPITNYSVLEMPPKGFPIALFDMHIAEDIGFDKFDILSQRGIGHIDDSVKLIEKNRGIKVDIRNTALSKDEATANIFLARGKTIGCFYIESPAMRGLLRRLNCDNYKTLVAASSIIRPGVAQSGMMKEYVFRHNHPDQFEYFHEVFKEQLGETYGIMVYQEDVIKIALHYGGLPAADGDILRRAMSGKGRSKAALQKVKEDFFISCAKKGHPQKLSEEIYRQIESFAGYSFCKAHSASYAVESYQSLYLKVHYPVEFMVAVINNQGGFYRTEVYVHEAKMSGASIHTPCVNKSQYETTLYGIDVYLGLMHLERLEIQMAHLIINEREKNGAYKSLEDFINRIPIGIEGIQILIFIGAFRFTGKSKNQLLVMARLLLVNFKPENRNLMLLQEPVKDYKLPELDRSVFEDAFDEIELLSFPVSFSPFDLLQTKYRGTVMTKDLASHHKKTVKMLAYLISRKHVPTNRGTMYFGTWIDYEGEYFDTAHFADSLEKYPFQGGGCYLLLGTVEVDYHFPTVTISKMAKMPFIPDPRYSNATDRQYKVHEQIREDISMTHRAPYPQEHEIGLPRHKMGQ
- a CDS encoding exonuclease domain-containing protein, with the translated sequence MKKQEYAIVDIETTGGNASGSRITEIAIIIHDGTNVIDRWETLVNPQKEIPLPIFAMTGISDEMVRDAPIFDAISEKVLAMLTDRIFVAHNVNFDYSFVRHELEKAGFKWTARKLCTVRAARKIKPGLGSYSLGRLCRSLDIPLVNQHRAGGDADATTILFSRLLQWDEEGEIGKMLKKTAQDQRLPPNLPPADFEQLPEKPGVYYFYNQAKKVIYVGKAVNLKKRVASHFSGHKITPQRQHFLRDIYGISFEVCATELMALLLECTEIQKLWPIHNKALKRFEAKFGLYEYEARNGYRYLVIGKVNKFQRCIEVFHTMYDGVNMLQRLAENFGIDYRFCKYCTLTEEAPQQLDVRDLPLLEKHNETIENAIDFVLANRPNFFITDKGRTPEERSCIWVENGHFYGMGYIPSDIGITEPSEIKSYTTPYKSNNYIMQLIYSYAAKYPKKVFQIDTLL
- a CDS encoding PcfJ domain-containing protein, which produces MLKRNGFKTGFYNIAPQILFASLLKDPHSETMLKASQTSLLSYYLTSHAQHINENWQAVKTCLKNNYKIEDFKTWEDYISLLRWFKKDLSCSGFVCPDNLNAAHDRLVSKKRAVQRKKYLLQIRSEIQKAQVLYAQEKEPFFGLRFSQDNLSLYILENVKDFMEEGDLLSHCIFTNEYYTKTDSLLFSAQLDNRPIETLELSLSKMKVIQCRGFKNKPSKYHKSILNLMEQNLYQIRSRLKQQNPENL